Part of the Methanobacterium sp. genome, CCTCGTGGATGGCGGATCGGTCTTCAGGTCGCATTTTGTCCAGTTCGTCAACACAGACATTACCTTTATCCCCCAGGACCAGTGCACCTGCTTCTAAGGACCAACCACCGAACTCGTCTCTTACGGCTGCGGCGGTCAGACCTACTCCACTAGTACCTTTTCCACTGGTGTAAATACCACGCGGAGCCAGTTTTGACACGTATTTGAGCATCTGGGACTTACCTATACCGGGGTCTCCTACAATTAGGATATGAATGTCTCCTCTGATTCTGGTTTTATCATCCAGTTCTTTGGCTGAACCACCGAATAATTGGAGGGCTATTGCTTCTTTAACTTCTCTGTATCCTTTAATAGATGGTGCGGTGGAGTTGATTATTTTATTGTAAACATCGGGGTCGGCAGCCAGTTCCTTTATCTTTTCTTCATCTTCTGGGCTGATGTCTAATTCTTCAAACTCCTGTTCCAGGGCACTGATGTAGTTACCATAAATATAATTGTGAAAACGTTTTGTTTTTTCATCACGGACTGTTTTCATGGTTCCAGTGATTCTTATCACATCTCCAGGGGTCACAGTGTCCACCAAGTCATCTTCCAATATAACGTTGATCTGGCGGGGTTGTTCACCTCCGGAGAGGTTTTCCAGTGGTTCTTGAACCTTGGTGTTCTGAGTATCCAGGAATTCGGATTCTTCCTGGAGTATTCGGAAGGATCGACCTCCACATTCCTGGCAGAGGGCTGGTTCAGTGACCATATTACTTTTTTGCTGCACTTCATGGAGCCGCATACAGCTACGGCACTCGAAAATGGCTTTTTGAATTCGAGGACGGATCTCATCAGTCTTACGCACGATTCCATCTACAGCCACGAACTTACCAATGTATTTACTTCTTAAATAACGTAGGGGAATGTTGTTACGCACATTCTCGAAACGAATATGTAATTCAGCGTTTTTTCTGAGGGGATCAATGTTTTGCACGGCCTTGGAAGCAGCTTTGATCACTTCATCTGGTTTTTCAATTAACAGGTCTGCCAGGTCCGGGTCGAACATCTCTAGTTCTACATAATCAACTAGAACTGATCTATCCTCGGGATATTTCTCCAGAGCTTCGTAAACAGTGTCTTTATATTTGGTACTAAAGAACTCCTCGAACTTGGCCACAGGATTTTTAGTTTTGTCAGTTGTAGTTTCGGCTGAAGTTTCCATCGTCTAACTATAATATCTTCTATTATAAAAAAATTCTCATGAAAAACTAAAAATATTTAGAGCTCATACGGGCTTTAAACATTTTAAAAGTTGATTTAATTGATATATAATTCTTGTAAATTATTTCAGGTCTGTTAAATATCTGTTTTTAATAATTGGATAAATTTTAGGGACTACAAATTAGTAATAATTAAATAGAGTTTTATTAATAATGAAATTTGGGTTTAGATTATATTTTAATTATATTAAGGAGTTGTTTAGATATTATTGTAAAAGAATAGATGAATGTAAAAGAATAGATGAAAACTTTATGTTGAATTATAGTTTCATTTCTTAAATTTAACGAAACATAGGGTAACGAAAACATAGGAATACAGTTAAAATCAGGTGCAAATCAATGAAAAGATCAAGGTTAAGAATGTTCAAGGCTACTTCCATGACTATTTCTGTCATGGGGGTGTTGATGATCGTGGCCACAGTGGCCATACTGGCCTACCTTGGATTCCAATCAATTTCATCTTTCATATCTGCAGATGCCAGTGCTAATAATGCCAATGACCAACTAGCATCATTACAATCTGAATATTCAAGTTTAAAGACTCAATATGATAATGTGAAGGTTCAGGTGCAAGCTACGAGTAATAATCAATTAAAGACAGAGTATAATACTGCGGAACTGGAATTGATTAAAACTCAATCTGCCATTAGTGATGTTTCAAGTGCTATTTCCGTGGGTAAACCTTCTGATGAGGTAGATACAAGGATTCAAACAGCCCAAACACAACTGCAAAAGGCCAAATCGAGTTTAGCAACCATAAGATCAAAGATGTGAAATGGATAAAAAGGGAATATTCGGATTTTAATCTCTTTATTTAGATTTTAATCCATCATTTAATTTTATTTTACTTTTTTATAGCTGTATTGTTTTATATTAAAATTGAACATTTATAATTGATGCTGTGGCCATTATAAATGTTGTATTGCTCAAAAAATAGTTAATTTTGTTTCCCTGCTCTTCTAAAACCTCGGCCCACCACGTACATTTCTCCACTTTTTTTACGGGAAGAAGGCGGTTTGGTGGTTCTAACGGTTTGAAATTTTGTTTTAACCTCTGCCAGGAGTTGTGGATATCCTTCGCCCTGAAAAACTTTCATGATTATGTTACCTTTGTATTTCAGGATACTATCACTTATCTGCAGTACACTTTGTGCAAGGTCTATGGATCTGAGTTGATCTAGATCCTTAATACCGGATAGTTTAGGGGCAGCATCGGATATGATCACCTGGGCCTTACCCTGCATGGTACGTTTAATTTCATCCAGAGTCTCTTCATGGGTGAAATCTCCTTTGATGCTCCAGAAATTTTCCTCAGGGAATGATTTCATCCGGTTAAGATCAACAGCAACCACTAATCCATCTTCACCCACAGCTTCCAGGGCTACCTGAGACCATCCGCCTGGAGCAGCCCCTAGATCAACCACAAAATCTCCTTTTTTAATTATTTTATATTTACGATTTAATTGCTGTAGTTTAAAGGAAGCCCTGGAACGATAATCCTGTTTTTTGGCCTTCTTATAATATTCTTCGTTTTTCCTTTCTTTATTCCATTGACTCATTTATTCTCTTTCTCCTTTAAAATTAAGTGCTTTGCAGATGGGATCTCCAATTTTAACTATATTAGCATCTAACTTACCATCTTCCAATTCTATGAGCATCACTGATGGGTCTGATAGCCGGGGTACAGTGGGACTTCCAGGGTTAAGCAGTAGCATGTCTGGCAACTCCTTGATGAAGGACCAGTGTGTGTGACCGGTGATGAGAACTTCCACTCCCATTTCTAAACCAATATACTGTAACTGTTGAGTATCTCCCCGCGGATAAACTTCACCGTGGGATAAACCGATTTTTATACCCTCTAAATTTAATTTTTTTCTTTGAGGGAGGTCCAAACCTCTGTAACGATCCATATTTCCCTGAACACAGATGGTGGGTGCTACATCTTCCAGCTGATCTTTAATCTCAAGTGAAACCAGATCTCCGGCATGTAATATAAGATCTGCACCTTCAAAAACTTTAAAAACTATCTCAGGGATGTGGTCTGTTCTTTCAGGAATGTGTGTGTCAGAAATAACGCCTATTAACATTTCCATCTCCTTCATAATGATTATTTTTGACTTGGGGGGTATATTTTAGACTTGGGGGGGGGGGTAAAAGACTGTGAAATTTCTACACTAATTATTGTATGGATACTTTATTTTTCCATGGATACTTCATTTTTAAGGTTTGAGTTCCTGTTAATATTATATCATGATGATAAACTTGTATTCATATGCAATTTTTAATATCAATTCATATATCCTTATGATATGATCCTTAAAGATAATAAGATAATGATCCTTCAAGATAAATAATCATTCAAATGATCCTATAAAATATAATGAAGGAGTAATCCATTCCACCTACTAATTATATTAATATAATATCTACCATAATCAACCATATTATTATAATCTATATGTCCAATTATATTGGGACGGGAATGTTATCAGTGGCGATCATTGATAGTTATTATTAATCGTTTAACAATTATTATTTAAGTGATTTTCATGCACGAAGTTATAGTATGCGAAAAACCAAAGGCATCAGAGAAGATAGCCGGCGCCATACCTGGCAAAGCGGTAAAGAAGAGTTATAAAAAGGTACCTTACTATGAAATAGAAGAAGGTGGGAAGAAAACTACAGTGCTTTCTGCTGTAGGGCATTTATACTCTTTATCTCCCCTGAAAAAGGAAAAAGGACGTATGTTTGAAGTGGGATGGGTCCCGCTATACCAGAAGGATAAAAGCAAAAAGTACGTTAAGAACTATATAGATGCCATTAAAAAATTCTCCAAAAACGCTGACAGATTTATTCATGCCTGCGATTACGATATTGAAGGCACATTAATTGGTTTTAATGCGTTGAAGTACGCCTGTGGTGAGAAAAGTATTGACAATGCCGTGCGTATGAAATTCTCCACCCTCACCAAGGAGGACCTGCTGAAGGCCTACAATGAACCAATTGACCTTGATTTCAATCAGGTTGACAGTGGAGAAGCCAGACATGTCCTGGATTTCATCTTTGGAGTGAACATATCCAAACACCTCACTGATTCAGTGATGAAAGCCACCAGTCGTTACATACAACTCTCTGCAGGGAGAGTCCAGACCCCAACACTGGCTATTCTGGTTGAAAGAGAGAAAGAAATCCAAAGCTTCATCCCGGAGCCTTATTGGCTCATCAAGGCCAAAATTGAAGGGGACATAATTGCTGATCATAAAAAGGGAAAGATCTTCGATAAAAAAGTTCAAGAGGAGATACTCGCTGATTGTGAAGGTAAAGATGCTCTGGTAAATCAAATAAGCGTTAAAGAAACCCCACAATTACCTCCAGTCCCATTTGATCTGGGTTCCCTCCAGTCTGAGGCCTACGGGGTATTTGGCTTCAGCCCCAAGAAAACTCAATCCATTGCCCAGAACTTGTATGCTGAAGGTTACACCTCTTATCCACGTACCTCTTCCCAGAAGTTACCTCCCAGCATTGGGTATAAAAAGATCCTGGGACAACTGAAAAAGAATGCAGCATTCAGAAAACAGATTGAAAAACTCCCTGAACCTATTAAACCCCGTGAAGGTAAAAAAACAGATGAAGCTCACCCTGCAATCCACCCCACCGGCCTGGTACCAAAAGGGCTGGGAAGAGATTATCAGAAACTCTACGAGCTCATCGTATACCGTTTCATCAGTGTTTTCGGCGAAAATGGTCTCATGGAAACCATGAAAACCCAACTGGATATTGGAGGTCAGGAATTCGCCTTCAGCAGGAAGAGAATGGCAAAAATGGGTTGGAGAGAACACTATCCCTACCGTAAAGTGGAAAATGATGAGTTCCCATCACTCAAAGAGGGTGACTATCTGGATGCCCGGGCTTACTCTGAAGAAAAAGAGACCAAACCTCCTGCTCGGTATAATCAAGCTTCACTTATTAGAGAACTGGAAAAAAGAGGACTTGGAACCAAATCTACCCGTGCTAACATAATATCCATCCTTTATGACCGGAAATACGTTGAAGGTAAAAAAATTTCAGTCAACCAGCTGGGGGAGCACCTGATTGACACTCTCAAAAAATATTCAGAGAAAATAACCAGTGAAGAGTTAACCCGAGAATTTGAAACCAAGCTCGATGGCATAATGAAGGCTGAAGTTAAAAAAGATAAGATAATAAATGAAGCCAAAGAAGAAGTAAGCTCCATACTGGATGATATTGATGTAAACAAGATGAAAATAGGGGAAGAGCTTTACGCTGCCTACAGGGAGAGTATGATTGTGGGCAAGTGTAATTGTGGTGGTAACCTCATCATGATTAACTCACCTAAGGGGGGTAGTTTTGTGGGTTGTACTTCCTATCCTGATTGTAAATCAACTTACTCCATGCCTCGTGGGGCCGCGGTTCTTAAAACTAAATGTGAAGAATGTGGTCTGCCAATGATATCATTTGGAAAACCACGGCAGAGGGCCTGCATGGATCCTAAATGCGGGCGGGAAGGAGAAGAACCTCCACAAAACGAGGTGGTGGGTGTCTGCCCAGATTGTGGGAAGGATCTTATAAAAAGAAGGGGCAGATACGGTGAATTTGTGGGATGCAGTGGATTCCCGCGATGTCGCTACACCCGTTCACTGGAAGAAAAACAGGAACAAAAATCTGAGAAAACTTGAGTTATGTTTTCTATTAATTTTTGATTTTCGTTTTTGATTTTTCTTAATTCACCTCTTTAATCTTTTTTTAATCTCTTTCAATCTTTTTTTAATCTCTTTCAATCTTTTTTTAATCTGTTTCGTCATCAAAAATGAAAATATCGTCAATTTTACCCTTTAAAACCTTTGCTATATCATGGGCTAGTTTTAAAGAGGGATTGTATTTTCCTTTTTCAAGGAAGACGATGGTTTCTCTTCTAACGCCTACTTTTCCCGCTAACTGGGCTTGAGTAAGGTTATGGCGAGCTCTATATTCTTTTATCCTGGTTTTCATTCTTTCGCCTTCAGTTTACATGAATTTAATCTATGTCACCTTTACGGCTTAAAATTGTGTTAGCAATTAGCATAGTGGAGGTCATGACGAAGATGGTCACACCCAATAATTCAATGGGATTGTGTATATTTTGCGCCCAGTACATAGTTATTACCAGGAAAGAGATGAATACTAAAGTTATATACCATGAATATGTCGTAGCGAATGTCCCTATTTTTCTTAGACGTTCATCCTGGGCTTTTTTGTCCATTCCGACATAGGTGAAAAAATTGGCCATATAAGCAGTTATACCCAATAGGATGATAACAGCCAATAAATCACTCATGGTTTTGGTAGCCATCATTATCAACCCAGAAATCATTAAAGCAGCGGATCCAAACCAAATACTTATATTGTATACCTTGTAATTTTCACTTTCTTCATGATCCAGGTGGCTGTGCTCATTTTCTTCTTTTTTGCCTATTTTATTGAAAATTGGCACTAAAAATAATAGGAAAAATGCAAAAAACACGTAATAAATCTGATTTTCAAAGATATATCCTAAAAATCCTAAAACACCAAGTAGTCCCCAGAAATAATTGAATTCTATTTTCATTCTTTCACCTCATTTTCATAATTAATATTTTTCATTCAGTATGTTTCATTCAATTTGTTTCATTCAGGTATGTTGTTTATTTGTAACATTATGTTATTTATTTAAAACATTATGTTAGATTTTTATAACATTATGTTTGATAGATCTAACATTATACTATTTAAATCTTGGGGTCTGGTCATTAATCAATAAGAAACCGTAGATAGTACGACTGAATCTAAAATAAACAATCATTAATACAAAGTTTAACATTATTAAAACTAATTATAACCTTATAAAAATTCAAATAATATCAACGACATGTTATGAAATATAAATTGCCCAGTTTGGAACTGGGGGAGAGTCTTTAATACTTAAAACTGTCTGGGATTTATAGGGGTGTAATAATAAAATCATTCAAAACTTATACTTTAAATAGTAAAAACAGCCCAATATAAGATAATATGATATATACGTTTACAAATCAATCATAAGTAACAACTTAAGGTCAAATGGGGAATAAATAATATGGACACAAAGAACATCTTATCCAAGTTAAAACCAATCATAATAGTCCTACTTCTATTTTCTTTAGTATTCTTCCTCCGAGCGGAGGCATCTGGCATCTCTGGAGTGCCAGACCAGATGAAAGCTTATTTCCAGGAGGATAATGGTCTTCCTTACTTCAGTGAGATGGATTCATATTATAATTATCGCTTAACTGAGAACTTCGTGGAACATGGCTATTTAGGGGACACCATCAAAAATGGTACAGATTGGGACTTACATTCCTACTTCCCACCGGGAAGATCTGCAGAATATCCTCCCTTGCTTATATGGATTACTGCATTCTTCTATTATCTGGCCAATTTATTTGGGGACTATTCTCTGTTACAAGTCAGTTTTTGGACGTCGGCCATCATAGCTTCACTTTGTGTTATACCGGCCTATTTCTTCGTTAAGAGCCTAAGTAATGATTATGGAGGTATCACTGCAGGAGTGCTGGTGGGAGTTTCCACATTCTATTTCTCCCACACCTTCGCTGGTTTCTTCGACACCGACATGTTTGGTATGATCCTCCCACTCCTGGTGATATGGTTCTTCAGTGTTAGTATCACCGCCACTGAAAGCCGGAAAAAAATGTTATTCGCAGTTTATGCTGCTATTTCAATGCTGTTATTTGCCATAGCATGGTCGGGCTGGTGGTATATATTCTACCTGGTGATTTTCGTCACTGTACTGTACATGCTCATTTCTAAGTACCTATTTAAAATGGAGACCTTCAAATCATGGAAAGGATATTCCAGCAAGAAGCAGTGGTTACTTGAACAACCCGTACTACTACCCTTACTCATATTCGTGGGTTTAAGTTCAGTGTTGATGTTCATATTCTGGGGAAATCTATTCTCCTCACAGCTTCTCGAGCCTTTAAGCGTAATTCAACTTCAATCAGCTACACAGGCCACAGCGTATCCCAATGTATTCATATCTGTAGGTGAACTGCAGATTCCAAGTGCAAGCACCGTAATAGCTGATGTGGGTGGAATATTCCCATTTGCCTTTGGAATACTGGGACTACTGATGATCTTCTGGAACCTGAGGATCAAAAAAGCCAAGGGAAAAGAAGCTAAAGGAAAAGGAAAACCTCCTAAAAAGGATAGAAAACCAAGACGGGGGCGAAAATCCAGGAAAGAAGAACCCAAAGACACCAAATCCGAACAAAAAGAATTCGGAGGGATCATACCTCCTGAAAAGCGGAGTAATTATCTGTATTACGCCATACTTTTCTCTGTATGGCTATTAATCACAGCTTACGCATTTACCAAGGGTGTAAGGTTCGTGGAAGCATTTTCACTCCCAATTGCTCTGTGTGCAGGAATCTTTGTTGGATTCATTGCGAATTATCTTAAAACTCAGATAGAAAAACCACTATATCAATACGTAGCAATGGCTTTAGTGATTGTGCTGGTATGTTACGGTCCCGTAAGTTCTGCCAATGCAGTTTCCAACTCGGTTGTTCCTGGAACTGATGATGCAATGGTTAACACACTTACCTGGGTAAAGAATAACACACCTTCAAACGCAGTAATGACATCCTGGTGGGACTTCGGACACCTCTTCGCTGTTAAGGCAGATAGAGGAGTCACATTTGATGGAGGTTCCCAGAACAACGCCCGGGCATACTGGGTTGGTAAAGCCTTATCCACCAATAATGAAGCCCTATCTGCGGGCATACTTAAGATGCTGGCATCCAGTGGTGATAATGGTTATATGGCTGTGGAAAATTTCACCAATAACACCGGTAAAACTGTTGAAATCATGGATAAAATCCTGGTTACAGATAAAACTTCAGCCCAGAACACACTGACCTCTCAGTATGGAATGACCACTGAACAGGCGCAGAATGTATTACAATACACTCACCCAACTAATACCACACCAGATTTATTTGTCACCAGCCTGGACATGGTTGGTAAAGCTGGCTGGTGGTCCTATTTCGGAAACTGGAACTTTGACAGCAAAAATTCCACCAACTCCATCTATTCACTGGCCCAGGCTAATGCCACCACTGAAAATAATGTAGTTACCATCCAGGGTGAGAATAATGTAACAGTCCAGATAAATGGTACTAATGTTACTGGCGGTCTGCAAGTGAGTAAAAACAAGATTGCCCCACCTCATCGCCTGATCATTGTTTCCAATGGTACAACTGCTATGGACACGGTTGTAAATAACCAGAGCACATTTTCCATACTGGTGGTTAAACAGGATGACAACCTGATTGCAGTGGCAATGAGCAAGGAACTGGAAGACTCCATGTTCACCCGACTGTTCTTCATGCAGGGAGCCGGATTAACCCATTTCAAACTGGCCCATAAGGAACCTTCAGAAGGAATATCTGAGGTCATGGTGTGGAATGTGACTTAAATAATCCGTTCCACCACTTTCTTTATTTTAATTAAAACTTTTTTAAGTGGAAAATCAATACTAGAATTAGTGTAAGTTTTTAAGAGGACTGAACTACATAACAGTAATAAACATAAGATTTTTTAGAATAATCTGAATAATTAATACTCTTATTTTAAAGTGAGCTTTATGGACATCGAAGACAGGATCCGCAAGATCGAAGAGGAGATCACCAAAACTCCCTACAACAAGGCCACATCCCACCATATTGGGAAACTCAAGGCAAAAATCTCGAAGTTAAGGGAGGAATCAATAAAACGGGGCTCATCAGGTACTAAAGGGAGAGGATTCACCCTTAAAAAGAGTGGAGATTCAACAGTGGTTCTGGTAGGGTTTCCTTCAGTGGGGAAATCCACCATACTAAACCAGATCACCAATGCTCAGTCTAAGATAGGGGCTTATGAATTTACTACTCTGGATGTGATTCCCGGGGTTATGGAATACCGTGGAGCACAGATCCAAATATTTGATGTTCCGGGAATAATCACAGGTGCTTCCAAGGGGAAAGGCAGAGGAAGAGAGATACTATCTGTAGCTAGAAATGCTGATTTGGTGGTGATGGTTTTGGATGTTTTCAATCCTCACCATCAGGAACTGATCATGGATGAACTGATTAATATCGGAATCAGACCCAATCAAATCTCCCCGGATGTCAATGTGAAACGAAGAAAAATAGGTGGAGTTAAAGTTGCATCCACAGTCCCCCTCACTCATATGGATGAGCGAACAATCCGTTCCATACTCAATGAGTACGGGGTGCACAGTGCTGATGTTTTAATCCGTGAAGATGTTACCGTTGATCGTTTCATAGATTCCCTGGACAATAGTATTGTATACATCCCTCTGTTACTGGTAGTGAACAAAATAGACCTTGCGGACACATCTTACCTGGAAGATCTTCAGGAAAACATGCAAAATGCACTTTACATAGCTGCGGATAAGGGAGTGATGATAGATGAGCTCAAAGAAGAAATTTTTGACCATCTAAAACTTATCCGGATTTATCTGAAACCTCAGGGTAGGAAAGCTGATATGGAAGATCCCTTAATTGTAAGGAAGGGGTCCACTGTGGAAGATGTGGCAGGCAAACTGCACCGTGACTTCCTTAAAAACTTCCGCCATGCCAAGATATGGGGCAGTTCAGTGAAATTCCCCGGTCAGAAGGTAGGATTGGACCACGTGATGGCAGATAAGGATGTTTTACGCCTAATTATCAAGAAATAATAATGGAAATTATATGGAATACTTAATCAGAATATTAATAATAATCTATTAATCACAATTTATGAGGTGAAAAAAATGAAACTGGATGATATTATAGTCTCAAAAGGAATAGTATCCGGATACATGGAAGAATTACTGGATTACATGGAAATGGACGTGGCCATAGGGGGAGGAGGGCCTGCAGGCCTCACCGCAGGATACTACCTGGCTAAATCAGGACTAAAAGTAGCATTATTTGAGAAAAAACTTAGTATGGGTGGTGGAATGTGGGGTGGGGGGATGATGTTCAATAAGATCGTGGTCCAGGAAGAAGGAAAACGAATCCTGGATGAAATGGGCATCCGCAGCCAGGAATATGAGAAAGGATACTATCTGGCCGATTCAGTAGAATCAGCTTCCACCATCTGCTCTAAAGCCTGCCAGGCCGGACTCAAAGTCTTCAACCTCATGGAAATCGAAGACGTGATGATCAAGGAGAAAGGTGTGGAAGGGCTGGTAATCAACTGGAGCCCGGTTGAAATGGCAGGACTACATGTGGATCCCATCACCATCGGTGCCCGTGCAGTGATAGATGCCACTGGCCACCCATGTGAAGTGGTGAAGGTCCTGGAAAGAAAAATGGAAGCACCCCTTAAAACTGAAACTGGTAAAATCATGGGGGAAAAATCCATGTGGGCTGATGTGGCTGAACAAAAGATAATGGGCAACGTCAGTGAAGTATACCCTGGATTATATGTAACTGGAATGGCAGCCAACGCAGTGCACGGTTCACCCCGTATGGGGCCTATATTCGGAGGCATGCTCCTATCAGGGGAAAAAGTGGCGGAAATGTTGATTGAAAAACTGAAATAACATTGAAATTAAATATCTAACTAAATATATTATTCAAACATTATTTAACTAATAAAAATGGTTTTCAAATGATTGTACTCCTTACAGGAACCCCAGGAACCGGTAAAACTACCATTTCCCATTTACTTGCAGAAAAATTAGGTTGCCAGCTGGTGGATATCAACCATCTGGTTGAGGAAAAACACCTTTACACAGGGTTGGACCCGGAAAAGGACTATAAAATCGTGGATATGGATGCTCTAAAGAGAGAACTTTTCAAGATAGTTGGTGGGGAAAATGCTGGTCATCAAAAAAAGGATTCCAATAAAGATTCCTGCATAAATTCCATTAAAACTTCCTGCATAATAATTGAAGGACATCTCTCCCACTATTTCCCCCGGGCAGATCTGGTGGTGGTCTTTAGAACTGACCCCCGTATCCTTGAAGAAAGACTCAAGAAAAGGGAATGGAAAGCAGCTAAAATACGCGAAAACCTGGAAGCAGAGGCCCTGGATATTTGCACATGGGAAGCCCACCAGACACATGGAACTAAAGTACATGAAGTTGAAACCACCCATATAACTCCTGAAGAAGCAATTAATATAATTTCAGAGATTATCAATGGAAAAAAATCATTCCCTGTGGGTAATATTGATTTTTCAGGGTATCTTGGGGTGTAATGCTCCAGAGAGTCATAAAAATCAGGACAACCTATTGTAGGGAAAGCTTTTTAAGGGGTAAAAAGATAAACTAAAACATTATTCTTAAGTACAGTCTCATGTTTTTGGGAATCAACCCCCTAAAATTCACACCATGATTAAACTTAAGATCTCCGTATTCTGGCATTTCTAATGTTCCACAAGGGGTATATACTTTGAGAAGGGGAAGAAGACCGCGATGGATGATAAAAATAGCTTCAGAGCGCATGGAAATCCTCTTCCAACGTGCTGAGGAGGAATTTGCTCTTCACCCTGAACGTTCCC contains:
- a CDS encoding GTP-binding protein, translated to MDIEDRIRKIEEEITKTPYNKATSHHIGKLKAKISKLREESIKRGSSGTKGRGFTLKKSGDSTVVLVGFPSVGKSTILNQITNAQSKIGAYEFTTLDVIPGVMEYRGAQIQIFDVPGIITGASKGKGRGREILSVARNADLVVMVLDVFNPHHQELIMDELINIGIRPNQISPDVNVKRRKIGGVKVASTVPLTHMDERTIRSILNEYGVHSADVLIREDVTVDRFIDSLDNSIVYIPLLLVVNKIDLADTSYLEDLQENMQNALYIAADKGVMIDELKEEIFDHLKLIRIYLKPQGRKADMEDPLIVRKGSTVEDVAGKLHRDFLKNFRHAKIWGSSVKFPGQKVGLDHVMADKDVLRLIIKK
- a CDS encoding sulfide-dependent adenosine diphosphate thiazole synthase, which encodes MKLDDIIVSKGIVSGYMEELLDYMEMDVAIGGGGPAGLTAGYYLAKSGLKVALFEKKLSMGGGMWGGGMMFNKIVVQEEGKRILDEMGIRSQEYEKGYYLADSVESASTICSKACQAGLKVFNLMEIEDVMIKEKGVEGLVINWSPVEMAGLHVDPITIGARAVIDATGHPCEVVKVLERKMEAPLKTETGKIMGEKSMWADVAEQKIMGNVSEVYPGLYVTGMAANAVHGSPRMGPIFGGMLLSGEKVAEMLIEKLK
- a CDS encoding adenylate kinase family protein, with amino-acid sequence MIVLLTGTPGTGKTTISHLLAEKLGCQLVDINHLVEEKHLYTGLDPEKDYKIVDMDALKRELFKIVGGENAGHQKKDSNKDSCINSIKTSCIIIEGHLSHYFPRADLVVVFRTDPRILEERLKKREWKAAKIRENLEAEALDICTWEAHQTHGTKVHEVETTHITPEEAINIISEIINGKKSFPVGNIDFSGYLGV